A window of the Eulemur rufifrons isolate Redbay chromosome 6, OSU_ERuf_1, whole genome shotgun sequence genome harbors these coding sequences:
- the RELA gene encoding transcription factor p65 isoform X3: MDEPAQASGPYVEIIEQPKQRGMRFRYKCEGRSAGSIPGERSTDTTKTHPTIKINGYTGPGTVRISLVTKDPPHRPHPHELVGKDCRDGFYEAELCPDRCIHSFQNLGIQCVKKRDLEQAISQRIQTNNNPFQVPIEEQRGDYDLNAVRLCFQVTVRDPSGRPLRLPPVLSHPIFDNRAPNTAELKICRVNRNSGSCLGGDEIFLLCDKVQKEDIEVYFTGPGWEARGSFSQADVHRQVAIVFRTPPYADPSLQAPVRVSMQLRRPSDRELSEPMEFQYLPDTDDRHRIEEKRKRTYETFKSIMKKSPFSGPTDPRPPPRRIAVPSRSTASVPKPAPQPYPFTSSLSTINFDEFSPMVFPSGQIPSQAPALAPAPTQVMAQAPAPTSAMASALAQAPAPVPVLAPGPLQAVAPPAPKAIQAGEGTLTEALLQLQFDADEDLGALLGNSTDPAVFTDLASVDNSEFQQLLNQGVSMAPHTAEPMLMEYPESITRLVTGSQRPPDPAPNPLGASGIPNGLLSGDEDFSSIADMDFSALLSQISS; encoded by the exons ATGGACG AGCCAGCCCAGGCTTCTGGCCCCTATGTGGAGATCATCGAGCAGCCCAAGCAGCGGGGCATGCGCTTCCGCTACAAGTGCGAGGGCCGCTCAGCGGGCAGTATCCCAGGCGAGAGAAGCACGGATACCACCAAGACCCACCCCACCATCAAG ATCAATGGCTACACGGGACCAGGGACAGTTCGCATCTCCCTGGTCACCAAGGACCCCCCTCACCGGCCTCATCCCCATGAGCTTGTGGGGAAAGACTGCCGGGATGGCTTCTATGAGGCTGAGCTCTGCCCGGACCGCTGCATCCACAG tttccagaaCCTGGGGATCCAGTGTGTGAAGAAGCGGGACCTGGAACAGGCCATCAGTCAGCGCATCCAGACCAACAACAACCCCTTCCAAG TTCCCATAGAAGAGCAGCGTGGGGACTATGACCTGAACGCTGTGCGGCTCTGCTTCCAGGTGACAGTGCGGGATCCATCGGGCAGGCCTCTCCGCCTGCCACCTGTCCTCTCTCATCCCATCTTTGACAACC GCGCCCCCAATACTGCTGAGCTCAAGATCTGCCGAGTGAACCGAAACTCCGGGAGCTGCCTTGGTGGGGATGAGATTTTCCTGCTGTGTGACAAGGTGCAGAAAG AGGACATTGAGGTGTATTTCACGGGACCAGGCTGGGAGGCCCGAGGCTCCTTTTCACAAGCTGATGTACACCGACAAGTGGCCATTGTGTTCCGGACCCCTCCCTACGCAGACCCCAGCCTGCAGGCTCCCGTGCGTGTCTCTATGCAGCTGCGGCGGCCTTCCGATAGGGAGCTCAGCGAGCCCATGGAATTCCAGTACCTGCCAGACACAG ATGACCGTCACCGGATTGAGGAGAAACGCAAAAGGACATATGAGACCTTCAAGAGCATCATGAAGAAGAGTCCTTTTAGTG GACCCACCGACCCCAGGCCTCCACCCCGGCGCATTGCTGTGCCTTCCCGCAGCACAGCTTCTGTCCCCAAGCCAG ccccccagccctATCCTTTCACGTCATCCCTCAGCACCATCAACTTTGATGAGTTTTCCCCCATGGTATTTCCTTCTGGGCAGATCCCAAGCCAGGCCCCAGCCTTGGCACCAGCCCCTACCCAAGTCAtggcccaggccccagcccctaCCTCAGCCATGGCCTCAGCTCTGGCTCAGGCCCCAGCCCCTGTCCCAGTCCTAGCCCCAGGCCCTCTTCAGGCTGTGgccccccctgcccccaaggCCATCCAGGCTGGGGAAGGAACACTGACGGAGGCCCTGCTACAGCTGCAGTTTGATGCTGATGAAGACCTGGGGGCCTTGCTTGGCAACAGCACAGACCCAGCTGTGTTCACGGACCTGGCATCCGTCGACAACTCTGAGTTTCAGCAGCTGCTGAACCAGGGTGTTTCTATGGCCCCCCACACAGCTGAGCCCATGCTGATGGAATACCCTGAGTCTATAACTCGCCTGGTAACAGGGTCCCAGAGGCCCCCCGACCCAGCTCCCAACCCTCTGGGGGCCTCAGGGATCCCCAACGGCCTTCTATCAGGGGATGAAGACTTCTCCTCCATTGCGGACATGGACTTCTCAGCCCTTCTGAGTCAGATCAGCTCCTAA
- the RELA gene encoding transcription factor p65 isoform X2, translating to MDDLFPLIFPSEPAQASGPYVEIIEQPKQRGMRFRYKCEGRSAGSIPGERSTDTTKTHPTIKINGYTGPGTVRISLVTKDPPHRPHPHELVGKDCRDGFYEAELCPDRCIHSFQNLGIQCVKKRDLEQAISQRIQTNNNPFQEEQRGDYDLNAVRLCFQVTVRDPSGRPLRLPPVLSHPIFDNRAPNTAELKICRVNRNSGSCLGGDEIFLLCDKVQKEDIEVYFTGPGWEARGSFSQADVHRQVAIVFRTPPYADPSLQAPVRVSMQLRRPSDRELSEPMEFQYLPDTDDRHRIEEKRKRTYETFKSIMKKSPFSGPTDPRPPPRRIAVPSRSTASVPKPAPQPYPFTSSLSTINFDEFSPMVFPSGQIPSQAPALAPAPTQVMAQAPAPTSAMASALAQAPAPVPVLAPGPLQAVAPPAPKAIQAGEGTLTEALLQLQFDADEDLGALLGNSTDPAVFTDLASVDNSEFQQLLNQGVSMAPHTAEPMLMEYPESITRLVTGSQRPPDPAPNPLGASGIPNGLLSGDEDFSSIADMDFSALLSQISS from the exons ATGGACG ACCTGTTCCCCCTCATCTTCCCCTCAG AGCCAGCCCAGGCTTCTGGCCCCTATGTGGAGATCATCGAGCAGCCCAAGCAGCGGGGCATGCGCTTCCGCTACAAGTGCGAGGGCCGCTCAGCGGGCAGTATCCCAGGCGAGAGAAGCACGGATACCACCAAGACCCACCCCACCATCAAG ATCAATGGCTACACGGGACCAGGGACAGTTCGCATCTCCCTGGTCACCAAGGACCCCCCTCACCGGCCTCATCCCCATGAGCTTGTGGGGAAAGACTGCCGGGATGGCTTCTATGAGGCTGAGCTCTGCCCGGACCGCTGCATCCACAG tttccagaaCCTGGGGATCCAGTGTGTGAAGAAGCGGGACCTGGAACAGGCCATCAGTCAGCGCATCCAGACCAACAACAACCCCTTCCAAG AAGAGCAGCGTGGGGACTATGACCTGAACGCTGTGCGGCTCTGCTTCCAGGTGACAGTGCGGGATCCATCGGGCAGGCCTCTCCGCCTGCCACCTGTCCTCTCTCATCCCATCTTTGACAACC GCGCCCCCAATACTGCTGAGCTCAAGATCTGCCGAGTGAACCGAAACTCCGGGAGCTGCCTTGGTGGGGATGAGATTTTCCTGCTGTGTGACAAGGTGCAGAAAG AGGACATTGAGGTGTATTTCACGGGACCAGGCTGGGAGGCCCGAGGCTCCTTTTCACAAGCTGATGTACACCGACAAGTGGCCATTGTGTTCCGGACCCCTCCCTACGCAGACCCCAGCCTGCAGGCTCCCGTGCGTGTCTCTATGCAGCTGCGGCGGCCTTCCGATAGGGAGCTCAGCGAGCCCATGGAATTCCAGTACCTGCCAGACACAG ATGACCGTCACCGGATTGAGGAGAAACGCAAAAGGACATATGAGACCTTCAAGAGCATCATGAAGAAGAGTCCTTTTAGTG GACCCACCGACCCCAGGCCTCCACCCCGGCGCATTGCTGTGCCTTCCCGCAGCACAGCTTCTGTCCCCAAGCCAG ccccccagccctATCCTTTCACGTCATCCCTCAGCACCATCAACTTTGATGAGTTTTCCCCCATGGTATTTCCTTCTGGGCAGATCCCAAGCCAGGCCCCAGCCTTGGCACCAGCCCCTACCCAAGTCAtggcccaggccccagcccctaCCTCAGCCATGGCCTCAGCTCTGGCTCAGGCCCCAGCCCCTGTCCCAGTCCTAGCCCCAGGCCCTCTTCAGGCTGTGgccccccctgcccccaaggCCATCCAGGCTGGGGAAGGAACACTGACGGAGGCCCTGCTACAGCTGCAGTTTGATGCTGATGAAGACCTGGGGGCCTTGCTTGGCAACAGCACAGACCCAGCTGTGTTCACGGACCTGGCATCCGTCGACAACTCTGAGTTTCAGCAGCTGCTGAACCAGGGTGTTTCTATGGCCCCCCACACAGCTGAGCCCATGCTGATGGAATACCCTGAGTCTATAACTCGCCTGGTAACAGGGTCCCAGAGGCCCCCCGACCCAGCTCCCAACCCTCTGGGGGCCTCAGGGATCCCCAACGGCCTTCTATCAGGGGATGAAGACTTCTCCTCCATTGCGGACATGGACTTCTCAGCCCTTCTGAGTCAGATCAGCTCCTAA
- the RELA gene encoding transcription factor p65 isoform X9 — protein MDDLFPLIFPSEPAQASGPYVEIIEQPKQRGMRFRYKCEGRSAGSIPGERSTDTTKTHPTIKINGYTGPGTVRISLVTKDPPHRPHPHELVGKDCRDGFYEAELCPDRCIHSFQNLGIQCVKKRDLEQAISQRIQTNNNPFQVPIEEQRGDYDLNAVRLCFQVTVRDPSGRPLRLPPVLSHPIFDNHDRHRIEEKRKRTYETFKSIMKKSPFSGPTDPRPPPRRIAVPSRSTASVPKPAPQPYPFTSSLSTINFDEFSPMVFPSGQIPSQAPALAPAPTQVMAQAPAPTSAMASALAQAPAPVPVLAPGPLQAVAPPAPKAIQAGEGTLTEALLQLQFDADEDLGALLGNSTDPAVFTDLASVDNSEFQQLLNQGVSMAPHTAEPMLMEYPESITRLVTGSQRPPDPAPNPLGASGIPNGLLSGDEDFSSIADMDFSALLSQISS, from the exons ATGGACG ACCTGTTCCCCCTCATCTTCCCCTCAG AGCCAGCCCAGGCTTCTGGCCCCTATGTGGAGATCATCGAGCAGCCCAAGCAGCGGGGCATGCGCTTCCGCTACAAGTGCGAGGGCCGCTCAGCGGGCAGTATCCCAGGCGAGAGAAGCACGGATACCACCAAGACCCACCCCACCATCAAG ATCAATGGCTACACGGGACCAGGGACAGTTCGCATCTCCCTGGTCACCAAGGACCCCCCTCACCGGCCTCATCCCCATGAGCTTGTGGGGAAAGACTGCCGGGATGGCTTCTATGAGGCTGAGCTCTGCCCGGACCGCTGCATCCACAG tttccagaaCCTGGGGATCCAGTGTGTGAAGAAGCGGGACCTGGAACAGGCCATCAGTCAGCGCATCCAGACCAACAACAACCCCTTCCAAG TTCCCATAGAAGAGCAGCGTGGGGACTATGACCTGAACGCTGTGCGGCTCTGCTTCCAGGTGACAGTGCGGGATCCATCGGGCAGGCCTCTCCGCCTGCCACCTGTCCTCTCTCATCCCATCTTTGACAACC ATGACCGTCACCGGATTGAGGAGAAACGCAAAAGGACATATGAGACCTTCAAGAGCATCATGAAGAAGAGTCCTTTTAGTG GACCCACCGACCCCAGGCCTCCACCCCGGCGCATTGCTGTGCCTTCCCGCAGCACAGCTTCTGTCCCCAAGCCAG ccccccagccctATCCTTTCACGTCATCCCTCAGCACCATCAACTTTGATGAGTTTTCCCCCATGGTATTTCCTTCTGGGCAGATCCCAAGCCAGGCCCCAGCCTTGGCACCAGCCCCTACCCAAGTCAtggcccaggccccagcccctaCCTCAGCCATGGCCTCAGCTCTGGCTCAGGCCCCAGCCCCTGTCCCAGTCCTAGCCCCAGGCCCTCTTCAGGCTGTGgccccccctgcccccaaggCCATCCAGGCTGGGGAAGGAACACTGACGGAGGCCCTGCTACAGCTGCAGTTTGATGCTGATGAAGACCTGGGGGCCTTGCTTGGCAACAGCACAGACCCAGCTGTGTTCACGGACCTGGCATCCGTCGACAACTCTGAGTTTCAGCAGCTGCTGAACCAGGGTGTTTCTATGGCCCCCCACACAGCTGAGCCCATGCTGATGGAATACCCTGAGTCTATAACTCGCCTGGTAACAGGGTCCCAGAGGCCCCCCGACCCAGCTCCCAACCCTCTGGGGGCCTCAGGGATCCCCAACGGCCTTCTATCAGGGGATGAAGACTTCTCCTCCATTGCGGACATGGACTTCTCAGCCCTTCTGAGTCAGATCAGCTCCTAA
- the RELA gene encoding transcription factor p65 isoform X8: MDDLFPLIFPSEPAQASGPYVEIIEQPKQRGMRFRYKCEGRSAGSIPGERSTDTTKTHPTIKINGYTGPGTVRISLVTKDPPHRPHPHELVGKDCRDGFYEAELCPDRCIHSFQNLGIQCVKKRDLEQAISQRIQTNNNPFQVPIEEQRGDYDLNAVRLCFQVTVRDPSGRPLRLPPVLSHPIFDNRAPNTAELKICRVNRNSGSCLGGDEIFLLCDKVQKEDIEVYFTGPGWEARGSFSQADVHRQVAIVFRTPPYADPSLQAPVRVSMQLRRPSDRELSEPMEFQYLPDTDDRHRIEEKRKRTYETFKSIMKKSPFSGPTDPRPPPRRIAVPSRSTASVPKPAPQPYPFTSSLSTINFDEFSPMVFPSGQIPSQAPALAPAPTQVMAQAPAPTSAMASALAQRPPDPAPNPLGASGIPNGLLSGDEDFSSIADMDFSALLSQISS, from the exons ATGGACG ACCTGTTCCCCCTCATCTTCCCCTCAG AGCCAGCCCAGGCTTCTGGCCCCTATGTGGAGATCATCGAGCAGCCCAAGCAGCGGGGCATGCGCTTCCGCTACAAGTGCGAGGGCCGCTCAGCGGGCAGTATCCCAGGCGAGAGAAGCACGGATACCACCAAGACCCACCCCACCATCAAG ATCAATGGCTACACGGGACCAGGGACAGTTCGCATCTCCCTGGTCACCAAGGACCCCCCTCACCGGCCTCATCCCCATGAGCTTGTGGGGAAAGACTGCCGGGATGGCTTCTATGAGGCTGAGCTCTGCCCGGACCGCTGCATCCACAG tttccagaaCCTGGGGATCCAGTGTGTGAAGAAGCGGGACCTGGAACAGGCCATCAGTCAGCGCATCCAGACCAACAACAACCCCTTCCAAG TTCCCATAGAAGAGCAGCGTGGGGACTATGACCTGAACGCTGTGCGGCTCTGCTTCCAGGTGACAGTGCGGGATCCATCGGGCAGGCCTCTCCGCCTGCCACCTGTCCTCTCTCATCCCATCTTTGACAACC GCGCCCCCAATACTGCTGAGCTCAAGATCTGCCGAGTGAACCGAAACTCCGGGAGCTGCCTTGGTGGGGATGAGATTTTCCTGCTGTGTGACAAGGTGCAGAAAG AGGACATTGAGGTGTATTTCACGGGACCAGGCTGGGAGGCCCGAGGCTCCTTTTCACAAGCTGATGTACACCGACAAGTGGCCATTGTGTTCCGGACCCCTCCCTACGCAGACCCCAGCCTGCAGGCTCCCGTGCGTGTCTCTATGCAGCTGCGGCGGCCTTCCGATAGGGAGCTCAGCGAGCCCATGGAATTCCAGTACCTGCCAGACACAG ATGACCGTCACCGGATTGAGGAGAAACGCAAAAGGACATATGAGACCTTCAAGAGCATCATGAAGAAGAGTCCTTTTAGTG GACCCACCGACCCCAGGCCTCCACCCCGGCGCATTGCTGTGCCTTCCCGCAGCACAGCTTCTGTCCCCAAGCCAG ccccccagccctATCCTTTCACGTCATCCCTCAGCACCATCAACTTTGATGAGTTTTCCCCCATGGTATTTCCTTCTGGGCAGATCCCAAGCCAGGCCCCAGCCTTGGCACCAGCCCCTACCCAAGTCAtggcccaggccccagcccctaCCTCAGCCATGGCCTCAGCTCTGGCTCAG AGGCCCCCCGACCCAGCTCCCAACCCTCTGGGGGCCTCAGGGATCCCCAACGGCCTTCTATCAGGGGATGAAGACTTCTCCTCCATTGCGGACATGGACTTCTCAGCCCTTCTGAGTCAGATCAGCTCCTAA
- the RELA gene encoding transcription factor p65 isoform X1: MDDLFPLIFPSEPAQASGPYVEIIEQPKQRGMRFRYKCEGRSAGSIPGERSTDTTKTHPTIKINGYTGPGTVRISLVTKDPPHRPHPHELVGKDCRDGFYEAELCPDRCIHSFQNLGIQCVKKRDLEQAISQRIQTNNNPFQVPIEEQRGDYDLNAVRLCFQVTVRDPSGRPLRLPPVLSHPIFDNRAPNTAELKICRVNRNSGSCLGGDEIFLLCDKVQKEDIEVYFTGPGWEARGSFSQADVHRQVAIVFRTPPYADPSLQAPVRVSMQLRRPSDRELSEPMEFQYLPDTDDRHRIEEKRKRTYETFKSIMKKSPFSGPTDPRPPPRRIAVPSRSTASVPKPAPQPYPFTSSLSTINFDEFSPMVFPSGQIPSQAPALAPAPTQVMAQAPAPTSAMASALAQAPAPVPVLAPGPLQAVAPPAPKAIQAGEGTLTEALLQLQFDADEDLGALLGNSTDPAVFTDLASVDNSEFQQLLNQGVSMAPHTAEPMLMEYPESITRLVTGSQRPPDPAPNPLGASGIPNGLLSGDEDFSSIADMDFSALLSQISS, from the exons ATGGACG ACCTGTTCCCCCTCATCTTCCCCTCAG AGCCAGCCCAGGCTTCTGGCCCCTATGTGGAGATCATCGAGCAGCCCAAGCAGCGGGGCATGCGCTTCCGCTACAAGTGCGAGGGCCGCTCAGCGGGCAGTATCCCAGGCGAGAGAAGCACGGATACCACCAAGACCCACCCCACCATCAAG ATCAATGGCTACACGGGACCAGGGACAGTTCGCATCTCCCTGGTCACCAAGGACCCCCCTCACCGGCCTCATCCCCATGAGCTTGTGGGGAAAGACTGCCGGGATGGCTTCTATGAGGCTGAGCTCTGCCCGGACCGCTGCATCCACAG tttccagaaCCTGGGGATCCAGTGTGTGAAGAAGCGGGACCTGGAACAGGCCATCAGTCAGCGCATCCAGACCAACAACAACCCCTTCCAAG TTCCCATAGAAGAGCAGCGTGGGGACTATGACCTGAACGCTGTGCGGCTCTGCTTCCAGGTGACAGTGCGGGATCCATCGGGCAGGCCTCTCCGCCTGCCACCTGTCCTCTCTCATCCCATCTTTGACAACC GCGCCCCCAATACTGCTGAGCTCAAGATCTGCCGAGTGAACCGAAACTCCGGGAGCTGCCTTGGTGGGGATGAGATTTTCCTGCTGTGTGACAAGGTGCAGAAAG AGGACATTGAGGTGTATTTCACGGGACCAGGCTGGGAGGCCCGAGGCTCCTTTTCACAAGCTGATGTACACCGACAAGTGGCCATTGTGTTCCGGACCCCTCCCTACGCAGACCCCAGCCTGCAGGCTCCCGTGCGTGTCTCTATGCAGCTGCGGCGGCCTTCCGATAGGGAGCTCAGCGAGCCCATGGAATTCCAGTACCTGCCAGACACAG ATGACCGTCACCGGATTGAGGAGAAACGCAAAAGGACATATGAGACCTTCAAGAGCATCATGAAGAAGAGTCCTTTTAGTG GACCCACCGACCCCAGGCCTCCACCCCGGCGCATTGCTGTGCCTTCCCGCAGCACAGCTTCTGTCCCCAAGCCAG ccccccagccctATCCTTTCACGTCATCCCTCAGCACCATCAACTTTGATGAGTTTTCCCCCATGGTATTTCCTTCTGGGCAGATCCCAAGCCAGGCCCCAGCCTTGGCACCAGCCCCTACCCAAGTCAtggcccaggccccagcccctaCCTCAGCCATGGCCTCAGCTCTGGCTCAGGCCCCAGCCCCTGTCCCAGTCCTAGCCCCAGGCCCTCTTCAGGCTGTGgccccccctgcccccaaggCCATCCAGGCTGGGGAAGGAACACTGACGGAGGCCCTGCTACAGCTGCAGTTTGATGCTGATGAAGACCTGGGGGCCTTGCTTGGCAACAGCACAGACCCAGCTGTGTTCACGGACCTGGCATCCGTCGACAACTCTGAGTTTCAGCAGCTGCTGAACCAGGGTGTTTCTATGGCCCCCCACACAGCTGAGCCCATGCTGATGGAATACCCTGAGTCTATAACTCGCCTGGTAACAGGGTCCCAGAGGCCCCCCGACCCAGCTCCCAACCCTCTGGGGGCCTCAGGGATCCCCAACGGCCTTCTATCAGGGGATGAAGACTTCTCCTCCATTGCGGACATGGACTTCTCAGCCCTTCTGAGTCAGATCAGCTCCTAA
- the RELA gene encoding transcription factor p65 isoform X7: MDDLFPLIFPSEPAQASGPYVEIIEQPKQRGMRFRYKCEGRSAGSIPGERSTDTTKTHPTIKINGYTGPGTVRISLVTKDPPHRPHPHELVGKDCRDGFYEAELCPDRCIHSFQNLGIQCVKKRDLEQAISQRIQTNNNPFQVPIEEQRGDYDLNAVRLCFQVTVRDPSGRPLRLPPVLSHPIFDNRAPNTAELKICRVNRNSGSCLGGDEIFLLCDKVQKDDRHRIEEKRKRTYETFKSIMKKSPFSGPTDPRPPPRRIAVPSRSTASVPKPAPQPYPFTSSLSTINFDEFSPMVFPSGQIPSQAPALAPAPTQVMAQAPAPTSAMASALAQAPAPVPVLAPGPLQAVAPPAPKAIQAGEGTLTEALLQLQFDADEDLGALLGNSTDPAVFTDLASVDNSEFQQLLNQGVSMAPHTAEPMLMEYPESITRLVTGSQRPPDPAPNPLGASGIPNGLLSGDEDFSSIADMDFSALLSQISS, encoded by the exons ATGGACG ACCTGTTCCCCCTCATCTTCCCCTCAG AGCCAGCCCAGGCTTCTGGCCCCTATGTGGAGATCATCGAGCAGCCCAAGCAGCGGGGCATGCGCTTCCGCTACAAGTGCGAGGGCCGCTCAGCGGGCAGTATCCCAGGCGAGAGAAGCACGGATACCACCAAGACCCACCCCACCATCAAG ATCAATGGCTACACGGGACCAGGGACAGTTCGCATCTCCCTGGTCACCAAGGACCCCCCTCACCGGCCTCATCCCCATGAGCTTGTGGGGAAAGACTGCCGGGATGGCTTCTATGAGGCTGAGCTCTGCCCGGACCGCTGCATCCACAG tttccagaaCCTGGGGATCCAGTGTGTGAAGAAGCGGGACCTGGAACAGGCCATCAGTCAGCGCATCCAGACCAACAACAACCCCTTCCAAG TTCCCATAGAAGAGCAGCGTGGGGACTATGACCTGAACGCTGTGCGGCTCTGCTTCCAGGTGACAGTGCGGGATCCATCGGGCAGGCCTCTCCGCCTGCCACCTGTCCTCTCTCATCCCATCTTTGACAACC GCGCCCCCAATACTGCTGAGCTCAAGATCTGCCGAGTGAACCGAAACTCCGGGAGCTGCCTTGGTGGGGATGAGATTTTCCTGCTGTGTGACAAGGTGCAGAAAG ATGACCGTCACCGGATTGAGGAGAAACGCAAAAGGACATATGAGACCTTCAAGAGCATCATGAAGAAGAGTCCTTTTAGTG GACCCACCGACCCCAGGCCTCCACCCCGGCGCATTGCTGTGCCTTCCCGCAGCACAGCTTCTGTCCCCAAGCCAG ccccccagccctATCCTTTCACGTCATCCCTCAGCACCATCAACTTTGATGAGTTTTCCCCCATGGTATTTCCTTCTGGGCAGATCCCAAGCCAGGCCCCAGCCTTGGCACCAGCCCCTACCCAAGTCAtggcccaggccccagcccctaCCTCAGCCATGGCCTCAGCTCTGGCTCAGGCCCCAGCCCCTGTCCCAGTCCTAGCCCCAGGCCCTCTTCAGGCTGTGgccccccctgcccccaaggCCATCCAGGCTGGGGAAGGAACACTGACGGAGGCCCTGCTACAGCTGCAGTTTGATGCTGATGAAGACCTGGGGGCCTTGCTTGGCAACAGCACAGACCCAGCTGTGTTCACGGACCTGGCATCCGTCGACAACTCTGAGTTTCAGCAGCTGCTGAACCAGGGTGTTTCTATGGCCCCCCACACAGCTGAGCCCATGCTGATGGAATACCCTGAGTCTATAACTCGCCTGGTAACAGGGTCCCAGAGGCCCCCCGACCCAGCTCCCAACCCTCTGGGGGCCTCAGGGATCCCCAACGGCCTTCTATCAGGGGATGAAGACTTCTCCTCCATTGCGGACATGGACTTCTCAGCCCTTCTGAGTCAGATCAGCTCCTAA
- the RELA gene encoding transcription factor p65 isoform X6 encodes MDDLFPLIFPSEPAQASGPYVEIIEQPKQRGMRFRYKCEGRSAGSIPGERSTDTTKTHPTIKINGYTGPGTVRISLVTKDPPHRPHPHELVGKDCRDGFYEAELCPDRCIHSFQNLGIQCVKKRDLEQAISQRIQTNNNPFQVPIEEQRGDYDLNAVRLCFQVTVRDPSGRPLRLPPVLSHPIFDNRAPNTAELKICRVNRNSGSCLGGDEIFLLCDKVQKEDIEVYFTGPGWEARGSFSQADVHRQVAIVFRTPPYADPSLQAPVRVSMQLRRPSDRELSEPMEFQYLPDTDDRHRIEEKRKRTYETFKSIMKKSPFSGPTDPRPPPRRIAVPSRSTASVPKPAPGPLQAVAPPAPKAIQAGEGTLTEALLQLQFDADEDLGALLGNSTDPAVFTDLASVDNSEFQQLLNQGVSMAPHTAEPMLMEYPESITRLVTGSQRPPDPAPNPLGASGIPNGLLSGDEDFSSIADMDFSALLSQISS; translated from the exons ATGGACG ACCTGTTCCCCCTCATCTTCCCCTCAG AGCCAGCCCAGGCTTCTGGCCCCTATGTGGAGATCATCGAGCAGCCCAAGCAGCGGGGCATGCGCTTCCGCTACAAGTGCGAGGGCCGCTCAGCGGGCAGTATCCCAGGCGAGAGAAGCACGGATACCACCAAGACCCACCCCACCATCAAG ATCAATGGCTACACGGGACCAGGGACAGTTCGCATCTCCCTGGTCACCAAGGACCCCCCTCACCGGCCTCATCCCCATGAGCTTGTGGGGAAAGACTGCCGGGATGGCTTCTATGAGGCTGAGCTCTGCCCGGACCGCTGCATCCACAG tttccagaaCCTGGGGATCCAGTGTGTGAAGAAGCGGGACCTGGAACAGGCCATCAGTCAGCGCATCCAGACCAACAACAACCCCTTCCAAG TTCCCATAGAAGAGCAGCGTGGGGACTATGACCTGAACGCTGTGCGGCTCTGCTTCCAGGTGACAGTGCGGGATCCATCGGGCAGGCCTCTCCGCCTGCCACCTGTCCTCTCTCATCCCATCTTTGACAACC GCGCCCCCAATACTGCTGAGCTCAAGATCTGCCGAGTGAACCGAAACTCCGGGAGCTGCCTTGGTGGGGATGAGATTTTCCTGCTGTGTGACAAGGTGCAGAAAG AGGACATTGAGGTGTATTTCACGGGACCAGGCTGGGAGGCCCGAGGCTCCTTTTCACAAGCTGATGTACACCGACAAGTGGCCATTGTGTTCCGGACCCCTCCCTACGCAGACCCCAGCCTGCAGGCTCCCGTGCGTGTCTCTATGCAGCTGCGGCGGCCTTCCGATAGGGAGCTCAGCGAGCCCATGGAATTCCAGTACCTGCCAGACACAG ATGACCGTCACCGGATTGAGGAGAAACGCAAAAGGACATATGAGACCTTCAAGAGCATCATGAAGAAGAGTCCTTTTAGTG GACCCACCGACCCCAGGCCTCCACCCCGGCGCATTGCTGTGCCTTCCCGCAGCACAGCTTCTGTCCCCAAGCCAG CCCCAGGCCCTCTTCAGGCTGTGgccccccctgcccccaaggCCATCCAGGCTGGGGAAGGAACACTGACGGAGGCCCTGCTACAGCTGCAGTTTGATGCTGATGAAGACCTGGGGGCCTTGCTTGGCAACAGCACAGACCCAGCTGTGTTCACGGACCTGGCATCCGTCGACAACTCTGAGTTTCAGCAGCTGCTGAACCAGGGTGTTTCTATGGCCCCCCACACAGCTGAGCCCATGCTGATGGAATACCCTGAGTCTATAACTCGCCTGGTAACAGGGTCCCAGAGGCCCCCCGACCCAGCTCCCAACCCTCTGGGGGCCTCAGGGATCCCCAACGGCCTTCTATCAGGGGATGAAGACTTCTCCTCCATTGCGGACATGGACTTCTCAGCCCTTCTGAGTCAGATCAGCTCCTAA